The stretch of DNA TCCTACTGGGATATGTACAAAGAAACCTATTCGGACAGCACTGATGCTAATATGTGGAATTCGGTATTCACAGCCTGCGAATTATTTCAAATTCTAGCCAAAGATGTCGCCGAGTATTTTCAGTATACATATAAGATCAAGGATGACGTTAACATGACTAATTATCTAAAGCGTGTTAGCGAATTGACGGTTGATGCCAAAGGAATATTTTGAATGTTATAAATCATTAAGGTACAAGGGCTTTCCAGTAGTCCCATGCCTTCAAGTAATCCGCTAAATCATGTGGATGGTGTTTGATACAGATCCCGATTCGGCAGTACAGCTGAATGATTACTTCTTCGATAAGCCTTGATCTCTCTATAGGCTCATGATTTAGCAGAGTGAATGCTGAAATTAAAGTTTCCAGGTTCAAATCGTCAGGAGAGGAGCAGAACGCATAAATGAAATCATACAGCACAGGCCCAACAATCGGTGCAGGATCGATAACTCCGATTAATTCGTTTTGGTCAAACACAAAATTATGGACACCACAGTCTCCGTGAAGCAGAAACCTTTCCTTTTCTTCACCCTTCGATATGTTTCCAACCAATGATTTCACTTTATAATAATCCTCAATAGGTAAATGGCTGCCCACATTCATGCGAGCATACTCCACGTCCTGGTCGATAAAATCACGCCAAGTTGGACACGGATCTTCCACCCAAAAGCCCCACTTATCCGTGTGAGAATAATTTTCATAATGATTAATGAGCCCATTGACCAAGAGTGTCAACCAGTTTATTTTTGAACCTCTTTTATAATGGGTTATGCCAGAAATGTATGTATATACAATAAACGCTTTTGCAGGATCAGTATAGAGAAGTTTAGGTAGCAGAGCGCTATGCCGATATGTATGAAGAAATTGTTCGACCAAGATATTTTGTTGTGGAAGATCCAGCTTTAGAACGTATTGTGGTCTGTTGTTTACCGAAAGAACATAGACGAGACCTTCTGTAGTTCCAGTCGTGCTATGAATGAGGTTATCGGTGTGATCAATTATCCCTTTTTCATGAAGATCATTGACGATGCCTGTGATATCTTCTGATTTGTATAACATTCCAATCTTTCTCCTCTTGATTTCAAGTTATTTCCGAAGATAATATAAGCTGCATTAAGGATTTGTGCAATGAATTAATGGCTTATCAGCAATCTAAAGATGGCAGCTAAAGATGATAATGAAATTGTTGGATACGTGTATAGCAATATTTCATCAAAGGAAGTGTATTCTTTGTATCAAATGGGAATGATAACGCGCTGAAATTTTATCTGGATAAAGGCTTCAAAATAAGTCACCAAAACTTGACGGGTTTATTACAGTGTTAAGGAATACTGAAAAGGAGGGAGCATAAGCCCCCTCCAGTTTTCCAGCCACTTGTTAACGATTTGCGGTGTAATGATGGAGAATGATTACAGATTCACAGTTACCGTGTTCGAATATGCTGACAGTCCTGCCTCATTTACGGCCGCTACCCGGTAGGTGTAGCGATTGCCGCGCATGACAGTTCTATCCGTGAAGCTGACGTTGCCCGAAAATCTCAGTCCAACTGGGAAGAAGGCTCCACCATTATTAGAACGTTCGATCACGAAACCAGTCTCATTACTGGAATTGTCCCTCCAGGTCAGACGAACCCGTGGTCCGGTTAGCCGTCTTGCAGTCAAATTAGTTGGAGCCGCCGGCGGCTGAACTTGATTTGGATCAACCTTCACTACATTGGAAAAGTCGGAGTCGACAGTCACCACCGGGAAGCCGGGAGTAGCAGTATCGCCCACAGTGTTGGAGGCAAACACCCGGTAGTAGTAAGTGTTAATAGTGATGCCGATTGGATCGGTGTATGAAGTTGAATCGGCTGGCAGTGTTGCAACAGTAGTCCAAGGGCCAGAACTGCTGGCTGCCCGCTGGACAGTGAAGCCAGTCTCGTTACTGGAATTGTCCGTCCAGGTTAAAACTACACGCTTGTTGAAGAAGGAACCGGTAAGATTGGCAGCGAGACTGGAAGGCGCTTTCGGCGGAACGGCAAACGCCACAGCATGCATCATATCCATCTCTTCGTGAGCTAAAATATGGCAGTGATACACGTATTCCCAACCAAAGTTTACATAATGGTTAGTAATCTGGTTAATTGGATTTCCCAACGGGTCGAACCATCCTACAGGCGGCGGCGGTGTCAGTACAGCGCCCTCGGGCATTGTCGGGTCGATCAGACGAACACTGTTTGGCACCTCGAATGGTACCTGTGCAGGGGAAGGAATACTGGGTCTCAGCGCAATGATTGTGTGCTCAAGCGGGTTTACTCTGAAGGTTTCCTTCCAGCCCAGTTCATTAGGATCAGGCGGCAGCATAGCTCCATCCCAGGCAACCCGGTTAATGAGCTGTGCAGAAAACAGGTGGGTGTGAATGGTATGGGTATCCACGCCGTTGTGAGTGATCTTCCAGATCTGAGTTCCATCATCAAGAGAGCCAATCGGAGTCGCATTAAGATTTGCTGTGCCTTTGATAATTTCAACGGGTGGACTGGCATAGCCGTAGACTACAAATTGACTGAAGTTAGAACTCGTGACAGGGAATTCTAGTCCAAGCATACCACTCATTCGTCCATACCCCATGTCGTAGACTTCACCCATTTCATCTTGTAAAGCCTTCGGTTCGATCTGCAAGGTAACAGGTGGCTGAAGAACTCCGCTCGCGTCTATCGGACTAAAGGTTTTGGAGAACTCAAAAAGTTGCACATAGGCGCTGGAAGCGTTGGCAGGTAAATTATTAACGTTATAGGCGGAGTTGTAAGCGGCCTGTGGGATAATGATTGGATCTTGGGTCGATTCAAAGACACCTCTTTTGGTATCTGTTTTAGAAAAAGCTGCTTCTAGCGCAGTAATGTCATACGCAGGTGTGGGAGCAGAAGCTGCCACTCTGATCTGCATGATCGTGCGGATATTGGGGCCGTAGCCAGGCTGCGTGGACGGCGCGCCACCCTCGGCAGTCTGGTCCGGGTTGCCCGTGTAATAGTCATAGCGCGGATCGGAAGCTGGGAAAGCTGCGGGAGCATCGTTGTAAAGAATGAGGGTCTTACCGGCATATTGGGAAAAGTCAACGATGACATCTGCCCGTTCTGCGGTTCCCAGCAGGAGCGAGTGCTGATCGACATTCCCGAAGTTAAAGTTTGTCGCATTCAGGTTCCATGTGATCGGCTGGCTGGGTATTACCACAGGTGCCGGAAGGAAACCGCTTTCGGTGCCGATCTGAATCCAATCCGGTCCTTTTAAGGCAGGATCAGGCACGCCACTTGGCCAGTCTGCAGGAATACCCGGTGTTCCACTAGCGGGTATCATTTTAACTTCTGTAGCATATCCCGTGTCAGGTGAGATATAGCCAGCAGGATCAGCTACATACATTTGTAAATTAAAGAAACGGTCATCGGCAGCATTCAGGATGCGGAACCGGTAAGCCTTGGGCTCCACTTCCAGGTAGGGATAGGCCGTACCATTGACAAGTGGGGTGTCCATAAACGCTTCACCCGGCATGGAAGGGTTAGGCGTCGCAGGCATCATTGGCGGCTGCTCGGGCGCATTTACGGGATCGTAGTAAGGGTTCGGAACTGGCCCATGCTGTATATTCGTTGTGGGCGGCCAGAACCACGGACCATACATCCATCGACCAAACGGGTTTGCCCCGCTAGGATCCCAGGGATTCTGGGCCGGGCTATAGACATGAGGATACCACAGGTCGCCGGTATTGGGTGTACCTGGCGTTGTTCCCCATGCCCAAGTGGGGTCCGTACTAAGGATGGTGTTGGCATCAACGAAAGTTTTGTCTTGGATAACCAGAGGAATCCCAAGTTCGGGAAGAATCTTTTGCAAGCCTGGATTTACCCCGGTTGTGTTGGTGCCGTTGATAAGATCCTGTTCGACCTGGTCTGTCAATAGATAAGCTGCGGCTTCTCCGGCATAGACATTAAGGCGAGTGATGCCATATGAATGATCATGATAGAACATCAGTCTTGCACTTTGGGCATTGGTGTAGTACAAGGTCTGTATACCATCGCGGGGGTCGTCTGCATTCTCCATATCAGGGACGTTTACTACACTGACGCCCTGGGGATAGGGAGTGTCTTCTCCCGCCGGGGTAATCCACTGATGAGGCGTCCCATCGCTAATCCAGGCCGTATTGTTGCCATGGAGATGGATGTTGGCGCGATTTTGTGTGTAATTCATAGGCACGGCATCCATTCCTTGAGGTCCCATCCCCGCCCCCATAACGGTTGTATCTACCGGGATGAAGAGATTGCCATCAGCTCCGGTAGGAAGCAAGTTATAGAACTTGATGCGCACCGGTACGTCACGGGTGGCGATAATAGCAGGTCCCATATAATGGGGTGCATCCACTCCGTAAGCCTGAGTCCCATCACCTTTTAAAATCGGCACACCATTATGGGTCAAAGCAATATGCGCACCGGGAACGGCTGTTGTAGACAATTGCACATAGCCTCTGAGCGTGGTGGGCGGCAGATCCGAGTGCATCTGTTCTTTAAACTCAACGACAGCGATTTCGTAGTAGTCAGAACCTGGATAAGTTGTTGTATCAGGGGCGGCAATCGGGATGTACTGACCTAAAGCGTTTGTGCTGCTAGGTCCCAGCCCCGGCATTGCATCAACAAATTTTCTCAGCGGCGGACTGTAGGCCCAGTTGGCGGTACCGAAATAGTCCGGGATCAGATATCC from Paenibacillus sophorae encodes:
- a CDS encoding phosphotransferase, translated to MLYKSEDITGIVNDLHEKGIIDHTDNLIHSTTGTTEGLVYVLSVNNRPQYVLKLDLPQQNILVEQFLHTYRHSALLPKLLYTDPAKAFIVYTYISGITHYKRGSKINWLTLLVNGLINHYENYSHTDKWGFWVEDPCPTWRDFIDQDVEYARMNVGSHLPIEDYYKVKSLVGNISKGEEKERFLLHGDCGVHNFVFDQNELIGVIDPAPIVGPVLYDFIYAFCSSPDDLNLETLISAFTLLNHEPIERSRLIEEVIIQLYCRIGICIKHHPHDLADYLKAWDYWKALVP
- a CDS encoding fibronectin type III domain-containing protein, which encodes MMSDLRLTDLVSDFVIELPPLIKLVIHQLVIPLYTNINVQAISQHSRLQVIQAVSELIIIHDDSRTNPSLHNEYYIGNKKLLIELLHKKFMRMRKMQTKKSLDLAALVPDPETGYLIPDYFGTANWAYSPPLRKFVDAMPGLGPSSTNALGQYIPIAAPDTTTYPGSDYYEIAVVEFKEQMHSDLPPTTLRGYVQLSTTAVPGAHIALTHNGVPILKGDGTQAYGVDAPHYMGPAIIATRDVPVRIKFYNLLPTGADGNLFIPVDTTVMGAGMGPQGMDAVPMNYTQNRANIHLHGNNTAWISDGTPHQWITPAGEDTPYPQGVSVVNVPDMENADDPRDGIQTLYYTNAQSARLMFYHDHSYGITRLNVYAGEAAAYLLTDQVEQDLINGTNTTGVNPGLQKILPELGIPLVIQDKTFVDANTILSTDPTWAWGTTPGTPNTGDLWYPHVYSPAQNPWDPSGANPFGRWMYGPWFWPPTTNIQHGPVPNPYYDPVNAPEQPPMMPATPNPSMPGEAFMDTPLVNGTAYPYLEVEPKAYRFRILNAADDRFFNLQMYVADPAGYISPDTGYATEVKMIPASGTPGIPADWPSGVPDPALKGPDWIQIGTESGFLPAPVVIPSQPITWNLNATNFNFGNVDQHSLLLGTAERADVIVDFSQYAGKTLILYNDAPAAFPASDPRYDYYTGNPDQTAEGGAPSTQPGYGPNIRTIMQIRVAASAPTPAYDITALEAAFSKTDTKRGVFESTQDPIIIPQAAYNSAYNVNNLPANASSAYVQLFEFSKTFSPIDASGVLQPPVTLQIEPKALQDEMGEVYDMGYGRMSGMLGLEFPVTSSNFSQFVVYGYASPPVEIIKGTANLNATPIGSLDDGTQIWKITHNGVDTHTIHTHLFSAQLINRVAWDGAMLPPDPNELGWKETFRVNPLEHTIIALRPSIPSPAQVPFEVPNSVRLIDPTMPEGAVLTPPPPVGWFDPLGNPINQITNHYVNFGWEYVYHCHILAHEEMDMMHAVAFAVPPKAPSSLAANLTGSFFNKRVVLTWTDNSSNETGFTVQRAASSSGPWTTVATLPADSTSYTDPIGITINTYYYRVFASNTVGDTATPGFPVVTVDSDFSNVVKVDPNQVQPPAAPTNLTARRLTGPRVRLTWRDNSSNETGFVIERSNNGGAFFPVGLRFSGNVSFTDRTVMRGNRYTYRVAAVNEAGLSAYSNTVTVNL